A section of the Procambarus clarkii isolate CNS0578487 chromosome 68, FALCON_Pclarkii_2.0, whole genome shotgun sequence genome encodes:
- the Prp18 gene encoding pre-mRNA-splicing factor 18 translates to MLSLLKKEIAAKKRSLEESNVFEGDKKYFKRGDLGARQAEAYWKKCGIGSVGGSSGHGGSSVNENDSSVSRDAVNEEDVGDAPELPRVEVIRRLREREEPILLFGESEQDAFRRLRRLEILEPEVNRGLRNDFQEALERVDQAYLNEILKTEDGEGARNVALCGETITMESVIEMAKDLNNGNATNELRCKVIFKFVQLILQLWGSKHNARPEGEKMSCRGKMDSATYTQTQAYLKPLIKCLKKRSLPDDIMECLVEIVQHCLDGDYVKANDAYLQMAIGNAPWPIGVTMVGIHARTGREKIFSKHVAHVLNDETQRKYIQGLKRLMTKCQQYFPADPSKCVEYRAVAQ, encoded by the coding sequence atGCTGAGCTTACTGAAAAAAGAAATTGCTGCCAAGAAAAGATCACTTGAAGAAAGTAATGTTTTTGAAGGAGATAAAAAATATTTCAAGAGAGGTGATTTGGGTGCTCGACAGGCAGAAGCATATTGGAAAAAGTGTGGAATTGGATCAGTGGGTGGTAGCAGTGGACATGGAGGTTCCTCTGTTAACGAAAATGATTCTTCGGTGTCTCGGGATGCAGTGAATGAAGAGGATGTTGGAGATGCTCCAGAGTTGCCACGTGTGGAGGTTATTCGTCGATTACGAGAACGAGAAGAACCCATCTTACTTTTTGGTGAGAGTGAACAAGATGCCTTCCGAAGATTAAGAAGACTAGAAATATTAGAACCTGAGGTCAATAGAGGTCTAAGAAATGACTTCCAAGAAGCTCTTGAGCGTGTAGATCAGGCATATTTAAATGAAATTTTAAAGACAGAAGATGGTGAAGGAGCGCGTAATGTGGCACTCTGTGGTGAAACCATCACCATGGAAAGTGTAATTGAAATGGCAAAGGACCTCAACAATGGCAATGCCACTAATGAATTAAGATGCAAAGTGATTTTCAAGTTTGTACAGCTTATACTACAGCTGTGGGGTAGTAAACATAATGCAAGGCCTGAAGGGGAGAAGATGAGTTGTAGAGGCAAGATGGACTCTGCTACTTATACACAAACACAGGCATATCTGAAGCCACTTATTAAATGTCTCAAGAAGCGCTCCCTACCAGACGACATTATGGAGTGCCTTGTAGAAATTGTACAACACTGTTTAGATGGTGATTATGTTAAAGCGAATGATGCTTATTTGCAGATGGCTATTGGAAATGCACCTTGGCCAATTGGTGTCACCATGGTTGGTATCCATGCACGTACTGGACGAGAAAAGATCTTCAGTAAACACGTAGCTCATGTCCTAAATGATGAGACACAGCGAAAGTACATCCAGGGTTTGAAACGCCTTATGACAAAATGTCAACAGTATTTCCCAGCAGACCCTTCCAAATGTGTAGAGTACAGGGCTGTAGCTCAGTAG